The following are encoded in a window of Gramella sp. MT6 genomic DNA:
- the nusA gene encoding transcription termination factor NusA, with protein MENIALIESFSEFKDDKLIDRVTLMAILEDVFRNALKKKYGEDDNFDIIVNPDKGDLEIWRNRIVVADGEVEDSNREISLSQARKIEPDFEVGEDVSEEVKLVDLGRRAILALRQNLISKIHEHDNTNIYKQFKDLEGEIYTAEVHHIRHRAIILLDDEGNEIVLPKDRQIPSDFFRKGENVRGIIESVELKGNKPTIIMSRTAPAFLEKLFEQEIPEVFDGLITIKKVVRVPGEKAKVAVDSYDDRIDPVGACVGMKGSRIHSIVRELGNENIDVINFTNNEQLFITRALSPAKITSIKMDEEARTAEVMLKPEEVSKAIGRGGHNIRLAGQLTGYEIDVYREGVEEDVELKEFTDEIEDWVIAEFSKIGLDTAKAVLEQDVDDLVRRTDLEEETIKDVMAVLRSEFEE; from the coding sequence ATGGAAAATATCGCGTTGATTGAGTCATTCTCAGAGTTTAAAGACGATAAACTTATAGATCGTGTCACGCTGATGGCGATCCTGGAGGATGTTTTTAGAAATGCTTTAAAGAAAAAGTATGGAGAAGACGATAATTTTGATATTATTGTAAACCCGGATAAAGGAGATCTTGAGATCTGGAGAAACCGAATTGTGGTTGCCGATGGTGAAGTTGAAGATTCTAACAGGGAAATCTCTTTATCTCAGGCTAGAAAGATCGAGCCCGATTTTGAGGTTGGTGAAGATGTTTCAGAAGAAGTTAAGCTGGTAGATCTTGGAAGAAGAGCGATTTTGGCGCTACGTCAGAATTTGATCTCTAAGATTCATGAGCATGATAATACGAATATTTACAAGCAGTTTAAAGATCTTGAAGGAGAGATTTATACTGCCGAAGTTCATCATATAAGGCACAGAGCCATTATTCTTCTTGATGATGAAGGTAATGAGATTGTGCTTCCAAAAGACCGACAGATTCCTTCAGATTTCTTCAGAAAAGGAGAAAATGTAAGGGGAATTATAGAAAGCGTCGAATTAAAAGGTAACAAGCCTACGATCATAATGTCCAGAACCGCTCCGGCTTTCCTTGAGAAGTTATTCGAACAGGAGATCCCAGAGGTTTTTGATGGTTTAATTACTATCAAGAAAGTAGTTCGTGTTCCTGGAGAAAAAGCCAAAGTAGCGGTAGATTCTTATGATGATAGGATCGATCCTGTTGGTGCTTGTGTAGGTATGAAAGGTTCCAGAATTCATAGTATTGTACGTGAATTGGGGAATGAAAATATAGATGTGATCAATTTCACCAATAATGAGCAGTTATTTATCACCAGGGCATTGAGTCCGGCGAAAATAACTTCCATTAAAATGGATGAGGAAGCAAGAACGGCAGAGGTTATGCTGAAGCCAGAAGAAGTTTCTAAAGCAATTGGTCGAGGTGGGCACAATATTAGATTAGCAGGTCAGTTGACCGGTTATGAGATTGATGTGTATCGTGAAGGTGTTGAAGAAGATGTTGAATTGAAAGAATTTACAGACGAAATTGAAGATTGGGTGATCGCCGAATTTTCTAAAATTGGTCTGGATACAGCGAAAGCTGTGTTAGAGCAGGATGTAGATGATCTTGTTCGTCGTACAGATCTGGAGGAAGAAACCATTAAGGATGTAATGGCTGTACTTCGTTCAGAATTTGAAGAATAA
- the rimP gene encoding ribosome assembly cofactor RimP produces MLKEKVEKLAEKVFEENNSLFLISLEVNSANHIKIVLDGDEGVSVNDCIMVSRAIEHNLDREEEDFSLEVTSAGVSEPLLMPRQFKKNLGRRLKVKTQDEKFEGELLSADDKEIKLSWKAREPKPVGKGKVTVQKEAVLPYADIVEAKVKITF; encoded by the coding sequence ATGCTGAAGGAGAAGGTAGAAAAGTTAGCAGAGAAGGTTTTTGAAGAAAATAATTCCTTATTTTTAATAAGCCTTGAGGTAAACTCCGCCAACCATATCAAGATCGTGTTGGACGGTGATGAAGGCGTTTCAGTAAATGACTGTATCATGGTTAGTCGTGCCATAGAGCATAACCTGGACAGGGAAGAGGAGGATTTTTCTCTAGAAGTTACTTCGGCCGGGGTCTCTGAACCTCTTTTAATGCCGAGACAATTCAAAAAGAATTTAGGTCGCAGGTTAAAGGTGAAGACTCAGGATGAAAAATTCGAAGGAGAGCTTCTATCTGCAGATGATAAGGAAATAAAGCTTTCATGGAAAGCGAGAGAGCCTAAACCGGTGGGTAAGGGCAAGGTTACAGTTCAGAAAGAGGCCGTGTTGCCTTATGCTGATATTGTGGAAGCAAAAGTTAAAATAACATTTTAA